A genomic window from Camelina sativa cultivar DH55 chromosome 2, Cs, whole genome shotgun sequence includes:
- the LOC109128757 gene encoding uncharacterized protein LOC109128757, translated as MLLLCFIGASFLVDFYQATDGGTIVLDWLMHYDVVEDISQVVNGSNPGTDRTPIAIVVLGLTSDSSAAVSKGRMECCCAKPSWTWRDIFNREFPCIDIEF; from the exons ATGCTTCTTCTCTGCTTCATAGGAGCGTCGTTTCTAGTG GATTTCTATCAGGCAACAGATGGTGGCACAATTGTTTTGGATTGGTTAATGCATTATGATG TTGTGGAAGACATATCACAGGTGGTCAATGGCTCAAATCCTGGAACTGATAGAACTCCAATTGCTATTGTGGTGCTAGGGCTCACTAGTGATTCTTCTGCTGCT GTTAGCAAAGGAAGGATGGAATGTTGTTGTGCAAAACCATCGTGGACTTGGAGGGATATCTTTAACCGTGAGTTTCCTTGTATTGATATTGAGTTCtag
- the LOC104727395 gene encoding cytokinin hydroxylase-like isoform X2 has translation MTNMMVESISNMLDRWTIQINSGNPEFDMESEIIGTAGEIIAKTSFGVTGENGVQVLKNLRAVQFALFNSNRYVGVPFSNILNFKQNVKAKELGREIDGRLLSFINERKRSLVKGGDQGHDLLGMLIKADHTGNFTAKELVDECKTFFFAGHETTALALTWTFMLLAIHPEWQDSIREEIRQVIGDSKIEYNKLGGLKKMSWVMNEVLRLYPPAPNAQRQARTDIDVNGRVIRNGTNIWIDLVAMHHDVELWGDDVNEFKPERFDGDLYGGCKNKMCIGRNLTTMEYKIVLSLVLSRFEITVSPGYRHSPTHMLSLRPGYGLPLIVRPL, from the exons ATGACAAACATGATGGTGGAATCAATCTCCAACATGTTGGATCGATGGACAATACAAATAAACTCGGGCAATCCCGAATTTGACATGGAAAGCGAGATCATAGGAACAGCTGGTGAAATAATCGCTAAGACAAGCTTCGGAGTCACGGGAGAAAATGGAGTTCAAGTCCTCAAAAACCTAAGAGCTGTGCAATTCGCTCTCTTCAACTCAAATCGCTACGTAGGCGTACCGTTCAGCAACATTTTGAATTTCAAGCAAAACGTTAAAGCAAAGGAGCTAGGCCGAGAGATCGATGGTCGCCTTTTGTCGTTCATAAACGAACGGAAGAGGTCTTTAGTCAAAGGTGGCGACCAAGGCCACGATCTTCTCGGAATGTTGATTAAAGCGGATCATACAGGGAATTTTACGGCAAAGGAGCTTGTGGACGAATGCAAGACGTTCTTCTTCGCTGGCCACGAGACGACGGCTTTAGCACTTACGTGGACGTTCATGCTTCTCGCGATTCATCCCGAGTGGCAAGACTCGATCAGGGAAGAGATTAGACAAGTCATCGGAGATTCCAAGATAGAATATAACAAACTTGGCGGACTAAAAAAG ATGAGTTGGGTAATGAACGAGGTTCTCCGGCTATATCCGCCTGCGCCTAACGCACAACGACAAGCTAGGACAGACATTGACGTGAACGGCCGAGTGATTCGAAATGGAACAAACATTTGGATCGATTTGGTGGCGATGCACCACGACGTAGAGTTGTGGGGAGACGACGTTAACGAGTTTAAGCCGGAGAGATTCGACGGCGATTTGTACGGTGGTTGTAAGAACAA GATGTGTATCGGTCGGAATTTGACGACAATGGAGTACAAGATTGTCTTGTCGTTGGTTTTGTCCCGGTTCGAAATCACGGTTTCGCCCGGTTATCGTCATTCGCCGACGCATATGCTCTCTCTTAGACCAGGTTACGGTTTGCCTCTAATTGTGCGACCACTTTAG
- the LOC104727395 gene encoding cytokinin hydroxylase-like isoform X1, whose protein sequence is MTNMMVESISNMLDRWTIQINSGNPEFDMESEIIGTAGEIIAKTSFGVTGENGVQVLKNLRAVQFALFNSNRYVGVPFSNILNFKQNVKAKELGREIDGRLLSFINERKRSLVKGGDQGHDLLGMLIKADHTGNFTAKELVDECKTFFFAGHETTALALTWTFMLLAIHPEWQDSIREEIRQVIGDSKIEYNKLGGLKKMSWVMNEVLRLYPPAPNAQRQARTDIDVNGRVIRNGTNIWIDLVAMHHDVELWGDDVNEFKPERFDGDLYGGCKNKMGFMPFGFGGRMCIGRNLTTMEYKIVLSLVLSRFEITVSPGYRHSPTHMLSLRPGYGLPLIVRPL, encoded by the exons ATGACAAACATGATGGTGGAATCAATCTCCAACATGTTGGATCGATGGACAATACAAATAAACTCGGGCAATCCCGAATTTGACATGGAAAGCGAGATCATAGGAACAGCTGGTGAAATAATCGCTAAGACAAGCTTCGGAGTCACGGGAGAAAATGGAGTTCAAGTCCTCAAAAACCTAAGAGCTGTGCAATTCGCTCTCTTCAACTCAAATCGCTACGTAGGCGTACCGTTCAGCAACATTTTGAATTTCAAGCAAAACGTTAAAGCAAAGGAGCTAGGCCGAGAGATCGATGGTCGCCTTTTGTCGTTCATAAACGAACGGAAGAGGTCTTTAGTCAAAGGTGGCGACCAAGGCCACGATCTTCTCGGAATGTTGATTAAAGCGGATCATACAGGGAATTTTACGGCAAAGGAGCTTGTGGACGAATGCAAGACGTTCTTCTTCGCTGGCCACGAGACGACGGCTTTAGCACTTACGTGGACGTTCATGCTTCTCGCGATTCATCCCGAGTGGCAAGACTCGATCAGGGAAGAGATTAGACAAGTCATCGGAGATTCCAAGATAGAATATAACAAACTTGGCGGACTAAAAAAG ATGAGTTGGGTAATGAACGAGGTTCTCCGGCTATATCCGCCTGCGCCTAACGCACAACGACAAGCTAGGACAGACATTGACGTGAACGGCCGAGTGATTCGAAATGGAACAAACATTTGGATCGATTTGGTGGCGATGCACCACGACGTAGAGTTGTGGGGAGACGACGTTAACGAGTTTAAGCCGGAGAGATTCGACGGCGATTTGTACGGTGGTTGTAAGAACAAGATGGGTTTTATGCCGTTTGGTTTCGGAGGGAGGATGTGTATCGGTCGGAATTTGACGACAATGGAGTACAAGATTGTCTTGTCGTTGGTTTTGTCCCGGTTCGAAATCACGGTTTCGCCCGGTTATCGTCATTCGCCGACGCATATGCTCTCTCTTAGACCAGGTTACGGTTTGCCTCTAATTGTGCGACCACTTTAG
- the LOC104727405 gene encoding uncharacterized protein LOC104727405: MNEKYEADAFIESCVRKIDRAMEATADKYADFQCVYDELKLCLRKCFTISEIQSHMETSFGLPGNDTEELIIRAIRPFHTAYLLFAEDASRQRQEVPEVEENTGGNEGGEIYVEEPEAVIAGGMDEHHVVTDAESASQSSGIREGQVEVNAGGMDEHQVVTDSSGIGESQEILNPNPVLSRNQRKTQRKNQRKQEKKRETANVGRTEPTNETTSVAKNEPTNETTNVGTNESTNEPTNVGGELTNVGILSSLKEVVESVEILKSEMKGIKKDLSVLNSLPMELKEILHKHNEVLKIIPDLRTKPEL; this comes from the exons ATGAATGAAAAATATGAAGCTGATGCATTCATTGAGTCATGCGTGAGGAAAATTGATCGAGCTATGGAGGCTACAGCAGATAAATATGCAGATTTCCAATGTGTGTATGATGAGTTAAAGTTGTGTTTAAGAAAATGCTTTACAATATCTGAGATACAGAGTCATATGGAGACTTCCTTTGGCTTACCTGGAAATGATACTGAGGAGTTAATTATTCGCGCAATTCGTCCGTTTCATACGGCTTATCTTCTCTTTGCCGAAGATGCTTCTCGACAGCGACAAGAAGTACCAGAGGTTGAGGAAAACACTGGTGGGAATGAAGGTGGAGAAATATATGTAGAGGAACCAGAGGCAGTAATTGCTGGAGGGATGGACGAGCATCATGTTGTTACTGATGCTGAGAGTGCAAGTCAGTCAAGTGGTATCAGGGAAGGTCAGGTTGAAGTAAATGCTGGAGGGATGGACGAGCATCAAGTTGTTACTGATTCAAGTGGTATCGGGGAGAGTCAGGaaattttaaatccaaatccagtTCTAAGCCGAAATCAGAGGAAAACACAGAGGAAGAACCAGAGAAAGCAGGAGAAAAAGAGGGAGACAGCCAATGTTGGTAGAACTGAGCCAACCAATGAGACCACCAGTGTTGCTAAAAATGAGCCAACCAATGAGACCACCAATGTCGGTACAAATGAGTCAACCAATGAGCCAACCAATGTTGGTGGTGAGCTAACCAATGTCGGTattctttcttctcttaaaGAAGTTGTGGAATCTGTTGAGATTCTAAAAAGTGAAATGAAAGGAATCAAAAAGGACTTGAGTGTACTAAATTCACTCCCTATGGAGTTGAAGGAG ATTCTTCATAAGCATAATGAAGTGCTTAAGATTATTCCGGATTTGCGAACAAAGCCCGAACTATAG